A stretch of the Aspergillus puulaauensis MK2 DNA, chromosome 6, nearly complete sequence genome encodes the following:
- a CDS encoding uncharacterized protein (COG:C,H;~EggNog:ENOG410PJY7;~InterPro:IPR036188,IPR002938;~PFAM:PF01494;~go_function: GO:0071949 - FAD binding [Evidence IEA]), whose amino-acid sequence MGLRIIVVGGGIAGLAAAIALRHGDRDITILEQSPISQEIGATISLQPNASKIVEEQWGLASRLKQRGSMVDEAFQIYNLDGEMQIRVPLLTKDKYGAERMMYHRADLHQTLKERATSPDFPGLPAVLRTASRVTGCDCEKGTVELATGEVLSADLIVGADGIKSAVRKYVLEEEANAIPTGLSAYRMMIPTERLERESDFVKVINPRRGCTTMVMGRDRRLIMGPARNGTIYSIVALVPDESMNENSTNTSWTTEGDHDKMMRTFAEFPDWAKKPLLLAKGTSLGLWQLRDLDPLKTWYHGRAILIGDAAHAMLPTQGQGASQAIEDAEALGAFFGGFERTTPSNSLETVTQTNDAIFRCRSDRATTIQAYSRQASRPATETDNRKVHMNPAEFMDYNCFYSGALDWKRRQGVVA is encoded by the exons ATGGGTTTGAGAATCATCGTTGTCGGCGGCGGAATCGCCGGGCTCGCAGCT GCAATCGCCCTCCGTCATGGAGATAGAGATATCACCATCCTTGAACAATCACCTATCAGCCAGGAAATCGGCGCCACAATATCCCTCCAGCCAAATGCATCCAAGATCGTCGAGGAGCAATGGGGGCTTGCATCCAGACTCAAACAGCGCGGCTCGATGGTTGACGAGGCGTTTCAGATTTATAACCTCGATGGCGAAATGCAAATACGAGTTCCTCTTCTGACGAAGGATAAGTATGGTGCGGAGAGAATGATGTATCATCGAGCCGATCTACATCAAACGCTCAAGGAGCGAGCTACGTCTCCTGACTTTCCTGGTCTCCCTGCGGTTCTTCGGACTGCCAGCAGAGTTACaggctgtgactgtgagAAGGGCACAGTGGAGCTTGCAACCGGGGAAGTCCTATCTGCAGACCTAATCGTTGGCGCTGACGGCATCAAAAGCGCCGTTCGTAAATACGTCcttgaagaggaagcgaACGCAATACCAACAGGTCTGTCCGCATACAGGATGATGATCCCAACAGAACGCTTAGAACGGGAGTCCGACTTTGTGAAGGTCATCAATCCCCGAAGGGGGTGTACCACGATGGTCATGGGCCGCGACAGAAGATTGATCATGGGCCCGGCAAGAAACGGCACAATCTATAGCATCGTAGCCCTTGTACCAGACGAGAGCATGAATGAAAATTCCACAAATACTAGCTGGACGACCGAAGGCGACCACGACAAAATGATGAGGACATTCGCTGAGTTCCCAGATTGGGCGAAGAAGCCACTCCTGCTAGCGAAAGGGACATCCTTGGGTCTATGGCAGCTGCGTGACCTAGACCCACTGAAAACATGGTATCACGGCCGGGCTATATTGATTGGTGACGCAGCTCATGCTATGTTACCCACGCAGGGTCAAGGCGCCAGTCAGGCTATCGAAGATGCGGAGGCATTGGGGGCTTTCTTCGGTGGATTTGAGAGGACCACCCCCTCCAACTCACTGGAAACAGTCACCCAGACAAACGACGCTATTTTCAGATGTCGCTCTGATCGGGCCACAACAATACAAGCATATAGCCGTCAAGCCTCCCGGCCTGCCACTGAGACTGATAATCGGAAAGTGCACATGAATCCAGCAGAGTTCATGGACTATAACTGCTTTTATAGCGGTGCACTGGACTGGAAAAGGCGTCAGGGGGTGGTAGCTTAG
- a CDS encoding glycoside hydrolase family 43 protein (CAZy:GH43;~COG:S;~EggNog:ENOG410PMAI;~InterPro:IPR023296;~SECRETED:SignalP(1-18)), with translation MHIPSVFTAISLLGLSTGAVLPRQNEAYAGYLLSTFTDAEPSVFWYLSDASDPLAFTPLNAGDAVLASTVGTKGVRDIFLTSNEDRSEYTLVATDLDINADGFSWDEATRRGSRGLTIWKSENLVDWSEPVLSIIEDPTAGMAWAPSVVYNATESKYYLFWASRLYSDDDPEHTGDASLDRIRYATTTDFTTFSAPADYVALDSENIPLIDQEFLYLGTPGHYARFLKDENPLYVYQETTEGGLFGQWTRDGEYIAETVYEGPAAFPDVSLDGTYYLLLDNYEEYVPFRTGDVGSGAWEQVTASALPGGLKHGNVFLLTQAEYDAVKERYGS, from the exons ATGCACATCCCTTCGGTTTTCACAGCAATATCCCTCCTGGGCCTCTCAACCGGCGCGGTCCTACCCAGGCAGAATGAAGCATATGCTGGATACCTGCTCTCTACATTCACAGATGCGGAGCCTTCTGTGTTTTGGTATCTCTCTGACGCGTCCGATCCCCTGGCCTTTACACCGCTGAATGCGGGCGATGCGGTGCTGGCGTCGACAGTCGGTACAAAGGGAGTCAGGGACATATTCTTGACATCGAATGAGGACAGATCGGAGTATACGTTGGTCGCTACAG ACCTGGATATCAACGCCGACGGCTTCTCCTGGGACGAAGCAAcgcgacgaggaagccggGGACTTACGATCTGGAAATCAGAGAACCTGGTAGACTGGTCTGAACCGGTTTTATCCAT AATCGAAGACCCCACCGCGGGAATGGCCTGGGCACCGTCCGTAGTGTACAACGCCACCGAATCAAAATACTACCTCTTCTGGGCATCGCGGCTCTACTCAGACGACGATCCAGAGCATACAGGCGACGCATCCCTCGACCGAATCCGGTACGCCACAACAACCGACTTCACAACCTTTAGCGCCCCCGCCGACTACGTCGCGCTGGACAGCGAAAACATCCCCCTCATCGACCAGGAATTCCTCTACCTCGGCACGCCAGGCCACTACGCGCGCTTCCTCAAAGACGAGAACCCGCTCTATGTGTACCAGGAAACCACAGAGGGCGGGCTGTTCGGGCAGTGGACGCGGGACGGGGAGTATATAGCCGAGACTGTGTATGAAGGGCCGGCTGCGTTTCCGGATGTTAGCCTCGATGGCACGTATTacctgctgctggataaTTATGAGGAGTATGTGCCGTTTCGGACTGGCGATGTGGGCTCTGGGGCGTGGGAGCAGGTTACTGCGTCGGCGCTGCCTGGGGGGTTGAAGCATGGGAATGTATTCCTGTTGACGCAGGCGGAGTATGATGCTGTTAAGGAGCGGTATGGGTCTTAA
- a CDS encoding uncharacterized protein (COG:S;~EggNog:ENOG410QDY8;~InterPro:IPR005829,IPR011701,IPR036259;~PFAM:PF07690;~TransMembrane:12 (i60-84o104-123i130-150o156-177i189-207o219-239i322-347o367-389i401-419o431-457i464-485o497-519i);~go_component: GO:0016021 - integral component of membrane [Evidence IEA];~go_function: GO:0022857 - transmembrane transporter activity [Evidence IEA];~go_process: GO:0055085 - transmembrane transport [Evidence IEA]) — translation MADSAKADISHVEHLEDGGATPNKGKVMGTVKLTEGEIVYIPTPTADPRDPLNMGIWQKWIVLVVISIFSTLGLALVSGFGGLLGFYIPEYTAAGKAYDDITHLMTYPTLFMGIGNLIGMPLAIGVGRRIVLLCSTIVLVVGAILCALEKTYEWHLWSRCVVGLAAGQSEALVPMITQEIFFLHERSKALMGQQAIQVSLTAVWVLFASEIANAITPQWWYGLGAILAGAQLVLAFFFLPETKYERSLASFQEGESGNDTDVSETTKNGEPGVCTERPPLDFERYAPRTWKSDMRLWVGKPDWIKVWEVLRQTFELLLFPNVFWALCLNGLTIGTNIAIGTTYATILQAVPYNWPNKTTSYVNCGQIIVALAALPLLGHGSDYLVKYFAKRNNGLHEPETRILPLIFPIIVGTFTAVLYGQGGQYPEKYHWFVYVWGVAAYYFCFVGANIVAITYLLDSYPARAGPLLVIICAFRGIISFGTSYGTASFVETHGYDGAFGTFAGLTAALGVCGIPVYIWGKRIRGFTGRFAKDAVVS, via the exons ATGGCCGATTCTGCAAAGGCCGACATCAGCCACGTCGAGCATCTTGAGGATGGCGGAGCCACGCCCAACAAGGGGAAGGTTATGGGCACCGTTAAGCTGACGGAAGGCGAGATCGTTTATATCCCCACGCCAACAGCTGATCCTAGAG ACCCCCTGAACATGGGAATATGGCAGAAGTGGATTGTGCTTGTGGTGATCTCCATCT TTTCCACACTCGGCCTCGCCCTGGTCAGTGGGTTTGGAGGACTTCTGGGCTTCTATATCCCGGAGTACACCGCTGCGGGCAAGGCCTATGATGATATCACCCATTTAATGACCTATCCGACTTTGTTCAT GGGAATTGGAAACCTAATCGGGATGCCACTCGCCATTGGTGTCGGCAGACGAATCGTCCTCCTATGTTCAACCATCGTCCTTGTCGTCGGCGCAATCCTTTGCGCTCTCGAGAAAACCTACGAGTGGCATCTCTGGTCACGATGCGTCGTGGGCTTAGCTGCTGGACAGAGCGAAGCACTAGTTCCGATGATAACCCAG GAGATATTCTTCCTGCACGAGCGCAGCAAGGCCCTCATGGGCCAACAGGCTATCCAGGTCAGCCTAACAGCAGTTTGGGTTCTATTCGCCAGCGAAATCGCCAATGCCATCACGCCGCAATGGTGGTACGGCCTTGGTGCTATCCTTGCCGGTGCACAGCTTGTGCTcgcgttcttcttcctccccgagaCCAAATATGAACGCTCGCTTGCCTCCTTCCAGGAGGGCGAATCTGGCAACGATACGGATGTATCTGAGACTACCAAAAACGGAGAGCCCGGGGTGTGCACTGAGCGTCCACCGCTGGACTTTGAACGGTACGCCCCGCGGACCTGGAAGTCTGATATGCGTCTCTGGGTTGGGAAGCCGGATTGGATCAAGGTTTGGGAGGTTTTGCGG CAAACATtcgagctcctcctcttccccaacgTCTTCTGGGCACTATGTCTAAACGGCCTCACAATCGGCACAAACATCGCTATCGGAACAACATACGCAACAATCCTCCAAGCCGTTCCATACAACTGGCCGAACAAAACCACCAGCTACGTTAACTGCGGGCAGATCATCGTCGCACTCGCagccctccccctcctcggCCACGGATCCGACTACCTGGTGAAGTACTTCGCAAAGCGCAACAACGGGCTGCACGAGCCGGAAACACGAATCCTACCTCTGATCTTCCCTATCATTGTCGGCACCTTCACGGCCGTGCTCTACGGCCAGGGCGGCCAGTATCCGGAGAAGTACCACTGGTTTGTCTACGTTTGGGGGGTCGCCGCGTACTACTTTTGCTTTGTGGGTGCCAATATCGTCGCGATCACGTACCTGCTTGATAGTTATCCGGCGCGTGCTGGACCGCTGCTGGTTATTATCTGCGCGTTTCGGGGGATTATATCATTTGGGACGAGCTATGGGACTGCGTCGTTTGTGGAGACTCATGGGTATGACGGGGCCTTTGGCACGTTCGCCGGATTGACTGCTGCTTTGGGCGTTTGTGGCATTCCGGTTTATATCTGGGGGAAGAGGATTCGGGGGTTTACTGGCAGGTTTGCGAAAGATGCTGTTGTTTCTTGA
- a CDS encoding uncharacterized protein (COG:S;~EggNog:ENOG410PUR0), with protein MPRRYHRKAQQTSSFSAPSAPSAQTLRCLALPEDGTECRGMRQKPEHQYCRYHHQEYKSLYCTYKRLEKEYNGFGSVGPEGWAEKAARGRQVISLRDQVNKRFYSVKAGNGGHVRWILKLQKEVEILERLTIGADETRDGGGPQSEPESGPVDSEAHRGEYVYRSLLSPDVPMSDLDHLPDDSPVKVMKRTLAQLTDTLVEQLYRIVPSLDDSSPVIKDDEGRESRIPDIGDKAIRFILREFILWKADTEVLALASNTDSIDKFLRRVRLEDTREYIKFFENLRREDTLHFLRGAVCHCVLPPDSSAVTILGEPISTDNETRRMTVEAWDILYTYFRDFIEGTTVEFFCFRFEDVVLIKRLIALGRYPDWQGDACEGQRLSAFLGFISVTKGFQDPIITLTENEGLITATENRCYLVGRLSKHDPMTAMFVQDLLRRVGHYIVVVYEIVGDTLQSPKITHQTDVGDDNLWIKRSRSAGTHDGLDEAAWSIQWALGDIRNDIRFIRSYRERNMLKHYVEILIIDRQPGHVFSLYSVANDVLMMLSGDPSAAEIWRSAIHKSMPEDEQAKWIDGYSWESASIEDTHVSDLHYEGARIRAWDVQQKQPGLIRGSLAIKPSRRDRRLICKILRQMEASGVISQLQEYHKVWSRPTILYGTDGLEDLYFHYDLGPPDEDALARGPLGLSSTPAPGSLGRFAHAFKAAHPDAAFAKGRINVHYCAWPMPAVSALGLLTFCTSEGYLYRWNAHPFDFPLSQRSWQGYVNNEINRRFPFARCVGTTLVMAAASLGEATKNLTVLTEATEQKGWKLTVPHQSRWTGDIDSLALSTLWAGVSPAL; from the coding sequence ATGCCACGACGCTACCATCGAAAGGCCCAGCAGACATCGTCGTTCTCCGCCCCCTCGGCGCCATCCGCGCAGACCTTGCGATGCCTCGCGTTGCCAGAAGATGGGACGGAATGCCGGGGTATGAGACAAAAGCCCGAGCATCAATATTGCCGATACCATCATCAGGAATACAAAAGCCTTTACTGCACTTACAAACGGCTGGAAAAGGAGTATAATGGCTTTGGGTCGGTCGGCCCAGAGGGCTGGGCGGAGAAGGCCGCACGCGGGAGACAGGTCATTTCGCTGAGGGACCAGGTCAATAAGCGGTTCTACAGTGTAAAGGCTGGCAATGGAGGTCACGTCCGATGGATtctgaagctgcagaaggaggtCGAGATTTTGGAGAGGCTTACGATTGGAGCGGATGAGACCCGGGATGGAGGTGGACCACAGAGCGAGCCAGAAAGCGGCCCAGTGGACAGTGAAGCCCATCGTGGAGAATACGTCTATCGCTCCCTACTCTCACCGGATGTGCCGATGTCTGATCTGGATCATCTGCCGGATGATAGCCCTGTAAAGGTTATGAAGAGGACCCTTGCTCAGCTCACCGATACCCTGGTGGAACAGCTGTATAGAATCGTCCCTTCGCTCGATGACTCGTCTCCAGTAATAAAAGATGACGAGGGAAGAGAATCACGGATTCCTGACATCGGTGATAAAGCGATACGATTCATCTTGCGTGAATTTATCCTCTGGAAAGCTGACACGGAAGTCCTTGCTCTAGCCTCCAACACTGACAGCATTGATAAGTTTCTGCGAAGAGTGCGCCTGGAGGATACCCGGGAATATATCAAATTCTTCGAGAACCTACGCCGCGAGGACACCCTGCACTTTCTACGCGGTGCTGTGTGCCATTGTGTACTCCCCCCGGATTCGTCGGCAGTCACTATCCTGGGGGAGCCCATTTCCACTGACAATGAGACGAGAAGAATGACCGTCGAAGCTTGGGACATACTGTACACGTATTTTCGTGACTTTATAGAGGGCACAACCGTTGAATTCTTTTGCTTCAGGTTCGAAGATGTCGTTCTCATCAAGAGACTCATAGCACTGGGGAGGTACCCGGATTGGCAGGGAGACGCATGCGAAGGACAACGCTTGTCCGCTTTTCTTGGGTTTATATCGGTCACCAAGGGCTTCCAAGATCCTATTATCACTCTCACTGAGAACGAGGGCCTTATCACTGCAACTGAAAATCGGTGCTATCTCGTCGGGAGACTGAGCAAGCATGACCCCATGACAGCGATGTTCGTCCAGGATCTCCTCCGACGAGTTGGTCATTATATTGTGGTGGTCTACGAGATCGTTGGAGATACACTGCAATCTCCAAAGATCACTCACCAAACAGACGTGGGGGACGACAATCTTTGGATAAAACGCAGCCGCTCAGCGGGCACACATGATGGGCTGGATGAGGCTGCCTGGAGTATCCAGTGGGCATTAGGAGACATTCGCAATGACATACGATTCATCCGATCCTACCGGGAACGCAATATGCTGAAGCACTATGTCGAGATCTTGATCATAGACAGACAACCAGGGCACGTATTCAGCCTATACAGCGTGGCCAACGATGTCCTAATGATGCTTTCTGGTGATCCGAGCGCAGCAGAGATCTGGAGAAGCGCCATCCACAAGTCAATGCCCGAAGACGAACAAGCAAAGTGGATAGATGGCTACTCGTGGGAAAGCGCATCCATAGAGGACACACACGTTAGCGATCTTCACTATGAAGGGGCCCGCATCCGAGCATGGGACGTGCAGCAAAAGCAGCCAGGCCTAATTCGCGGTTCGCTAGCTATAAAACCCTCACGCCGAGACCGTAGGTTGATATGCAAGATCCTCCGCCAGATGGAGGCCAGTGGAGTAATCAGCCAACTGCAAGAGTATCACAAAGTCTGGAGTAGGCCGACTATTCTATATGGCACAGACGGCCTAGAAGACCTATACTTCCACTACGACCTCGGTCCTCCCGACGAAGATGCACTTGCACGGGGACCACTGGGCCTTTCTTCTACACCTGCACCAGGTTCGTTAGGACGCTTCGCTCACGCGTTCAAGGCAGCGCACCCAGACGCGGCTTTTGCCAAAGGGAGGATAAACGTTCACTACTGTGCATGGCCAATGCCTGCTGTAAGCGCGCTCGGCCTTCTTACCTTCTGCACCAGTGAAGGGTACCTCTACCGCTGGAATGCCCACCCCTTTGACTTCCCACTGTCCCAGCGCTCGTGGCAGGGTTATGTTAACAATGAGATAAATAGGAGATTCCCGTTTGCGCGGTGCGTGGGGACAACCTTGGTTATGGCTGCTGCTAGTTTGGGAGAGGCAACGAAGAACCTTACCGTGTTGACTGAGGCGACGGAGCAGAAGGGGTGGAAATTAACTGTTCCGCATCAGTCCAGATGGACGGGGGATATTGACAGTTTGGCATTGTCGACATTATGGGCTGGGGTATCTCCTGCCCTATAG
- a CDS encoding uncharacterized protein (COG:S;~EggNog:ENOG410PJVK;~InterPro:IPR008775;~PFAM:PF05721): MSTTATELKTGVTVTGTQPKGRMALDGSPTNYGDFRDALNRDGYAVIKGAIPRDRAGKYADEFYTYLEGFNLGYNRNDPSTIKPANLPVINEKGMILAYGVTHEKWVWDIRGEPGVVDTFEKVYDDEDLIVSFDVVNVQFANRENMPENKPWPHQDQDPTKPGFRCLQGLVNLNPCGPKDGGLIVCPGGHRLSQQFHREMAAEPRIPAWTPEWFGFTENGMKWLADHGLEWVKVCAEPGDLIVWDSRVPHYNLPPEGENDRLAVYTCFMPVNEASGEDLVRKKGAFEERLGTTHWPNAVHVGSNTAMRDGKPCEKTRDRPVQEPALNERTFKLTGIPYIKQSA, encoded by the exons ATGTCCACCACCGCAACCGAACTTAAGACCGGCGTCACTGTCACAGGAACGCAGCCCAAAGGCCGCATGGCCCTGGATGGATCGCCAACCAACTACGGCGACTTCCGTGATGCCCTGAATAGGGACGGATACGCTGTTATCAAGGGTGCGATCCCGCGAGACCGTGCCGGTAAATACGCGGATGAGTTTTATACTTATCTGGAGGGCTT TAACCTCGGGTATAACCGTAATGACCCATCGACAATCAAGCCGGCCAATCTGCCTGTCATTAACGAGAAGGGCATGATACTGGCGTACGGCGTCACGCATGAGAAATGGGTATGGGATATTCGTGGTGAGCCGGGGGTTGTTGACACCTTTGAGAAGGTgtatgatgatgaggacttGATTGTTTCGTTTGATGTGGTGAATGTGCAATTTGCGAA TCGAGAGAATATGCCTGAGAA CAAACCCTGGCCACACCAAGACCAAGACCCAACCAAGCCCGGTTTCCGCT GCCTCCAAGGTCTCGTGAACCTCAACCCCTGCGGCCCCAAAGACGGCGGGTTGATCGTCTGCCCAGGGGGGCACAGACTGTCCCAGCAATTCCACCGCGAGATGGCCGCCGAGCCACGCATCCCAGCCTGGACACCGGAGTGGTTCGGGTTCACGGAGAACGGGATGAAGTGGCTCGCTGATCACGGATTGGAGTGGGTCAAGGTCTGCGCGGAGCCAGGCGATTTGATTGTTTGGGATAGTCGTGTGCCGCATTATAACCTCCCGCCTGAGGGGGAGAATGACAGGTTGGCGGTTTATACGTGCTTTATGCCGGTTAATGAGGCGAGTGGAGAGGATTTGGTTCGGAAGAAGGGAGCTTTTGAGG AACGCCTCGGCACCACACACTGGCCGAATGCGGTGCATGTTGGTTCGAATACTGCCATGAGGGATGGAAAGCCGTGTGAGAAGACTCGAGACCGTCCGGTTCAGGAGCCAGCTTTGAATGAACGGACGTTTAAGTTGACTGGGATCCCGTATATCAAGCAGAGTGCCTGA
- a CDS encoding uncharacterized protein (COG:S;~EggNog:ENOG410PKBY;~InterPro:IPR008775;~PFAM:PF05721), whose translation MSTTTIQEIAEATQESYTIKDLVDFSDRHYGDWRDEFHKNGCAVIKNVISPEKAKYYCDKQVQWLKNFELGFDENDESTWTAEHLPVSFKGGMYFAYGSTHEKMAWEARSEPAVIDIFEKLWETKELLCSFDGLNISLPRRKDLNWSPWPHCDQNPNRKGMQAVQGLLNFAPNGPKDGGLMLMKGSAKLFDEFFAQKRDAYDHEDAPPPELKYMDLFLFHQKDLKWFEERGCELVKINMEPGDFVLWDSRTMHYACLPEGDQIRHVQYVCMTPKRFATDKALELKKQCFENYMGTTHWPHCNIRPAAEKPLRNGEVCPKYRTEPFEKPELTDSVLKLAGVKAY comes from the exons ATGTCCACCACCACGATCCAGGAAATCGCAGAGGCGACCCAAGAGTCCTACACCATTAAGGATCTGGTCGACTTCAGCGACCGCCACTACGGCGACTGGCGCGATGAGTTCCACAAAAACGGCTGCGCCGTTATCAAGAACGTCATCAGCCCTGAAAAGGCGAAATACTACTGCGACAAGCAAGTCCAGTGGTTGAAGAACTTCGAACTGGGCTTTGACGAGAATGACGAAAGTACCTGGACTGCTGAACATCTCCCTGTTAGTTTCAAGGGAGG GATGTACTTTGCCTACGGCTCAACCCACGAGAAAATGGCATGGGAAGCGCGCTCAGAGCCCGCCGTGATTGATATCTTCGAGAAGCTCTGGGAGACCAAGGAGCTGCTTTGCTCTTTCGACGGGCTGAACATCTCGCTTCCCCGTCGTAAGGACCTGAATTGGAGCCCGTGGCCGCATTGCGACCAGAACCCTAATCGGAAGGG AATGCAAGCCGTTCAGGGATTACTGAACTTCGCCCCGAACGGCCCCAAGGACGGCGGCCTAATGCTGATGAAGGGCTCCGCGAAACTCTTCGACGAGTTCTTTGCGCAAAAGCGCGACGCGTACGACCATGAGGACGCACCACCCCCCGAGCTCAAGTACATGGACCTCTTCCTATTCCACCAGAAGGATCTCAAATGGTTTGAGGAGCGGGGCTGTGAGCTCGTGAAGATCAACATGGAGCCTGGAGACTTTGTACTCTGGGACTCCAGGACGATGCACTATGCCTGCTTGCCTGAGGGAGATCAGATCCGCCATGTGCAGTACGTCTGTATGACGCCGAAGCGGTTTGCCACGGATAAGGCgctggagttgaagaagcagTGCTTTGAGAATTATATGGGCACTACGCACTGGCCGCATTG CAATATTCGTCCTGCGGCGGAGAAACCGCTGAGGAATGGAGAGGTGTGCCCTAAGTACAGGACGGAGCCGTTTGAAAAGCCCGAGCTGACGGACTCGGTGCTGAAATTGGCGGGTGTAAAGGCTTACTAG
- a CDS encoding CocE/NonD family hydrolase (COG:S;~EggNog:ENOG410PIWF;~InterPro:IPR008979,IPR029058,IPR005674,IPR013736, IPR000383;~PFAM:PF02129,PF08530;~go_function: GO:0008239 - dipeptidyl-peptidase activity [Evidence IEA];~go_function: GO:0016787 - hydrolase activity [Evidence IEA]): MPPPVQAAYKRIKPPKVDENGYVEFNPKSEVLPGGWNGFNAKPLKSAIRIDHDVEIVMRDGARLYADIYRPAETDEKIPAVLSWSFYGKKYSALDMLPMCVWNCCVPRSDLSGLEKFEGLDPEAWCPRGYAIVSVDTRGAGNSDGLIGVMGAQDAEDGYDVVEALAKMDWCNGSVGMAGNSALAISQWFIAAQQPPSLKAIAPWEGSGDIYREQFCRGGWFSMSNFDLITNEIVRGPASSGIEDFEEMYRRSPVSSPFWEDKRTDMTKVKCPVYIRGSDVSSIHTMGSIRGWLQVPHDNKWIQWGSKQEWYELYSCPESMEELHLFFDRYLKGIDNSWEETPKVRWSALQFGDREAIDNVVLEDFPAPSTQYRELFLSSQTLNTSPVAAYEKLSYDSEWSSSFAEFSYTFDQPSRLIGLPKAVLYMSSEDQDDFTVFVIIRKKDKNGKPLMHLNFPFHATPVKSIDDIPPKEQASLNLHLGSTGILRASHRAIDKEKSIHPQFPFHPHTRQDKVTPGDIVKLEIGIWAMGVDFEAGETVSFRVSGQFPSIAEYKTWSKPRPEHELNRGKHFIHCGGEYPSSVILPFI, encoded by the exons ATGCCGCCCCCCGTCCAAGCCGCGTACAAACGCATCAAACCGCCCAAGGTAGACGAGAACGGCTACGTCGAATTCAACCCCAAGTCGGAGGTCCTCCCCGGAGGCTGGAACGGATTCAACGCGAAACCGCTGAAAAGCGCGATCCGGATTGATCACGATGTCGAGATCGTGATGCGCGATGGCGCCAGGCTGTACGCAGACATCTACCGCCCCGCCGAGACAGATGAGAAAATACCCGCCGTCCTGAGCTGGTCATTTTACGGGAAGAAGTACAGTGCGCTGGACATGCTGCCCATGTGTGTTTGGAACTGCTGCGTACCGCGCTCTGATCTCAGCGGGCTGGAGAAGTTCGAGGGTCTGGACCCTGAGGCCTGGTGTCCGCGTGGCTATGCGATTGTCAGCGTTGATACGCGCGGAGCAGGGAATAGCGATGGATTGATTGGTGTTATGGGTGCGcaggatgcggaggatggatatgatgttgttgaagccCTTGCAAAGATGGATTGGTGTAATGGGTCTGTTGGTATGGCTGGGAACTCGGCCCTGGCTATCTCGCAGTGGTTCATTGCAGCGCAGCAACCTCCGTCGTTGAAGGCAATTGCGCCGTGGGAGGGATCGGGGGATATCTACCGAGAGCAGTTCTGCAGAGGTGGATGGTTCTCCATGAGTAACTTCGATCTGATCACGAACGAGATCGTGCGCGGACCGGCCAGCTCAGGCATCGAGGACTTCGAGGAGATGTACCGCCGGTCTCCAGTGTCCAGTCCATTCTGGGAGGATAAGCGGACTGATATGACCAAGGTCAAGTGTCCAGTCTATATAAGGGGCTCTGATGTCAGCTCTATACACACAATGGGTTCGATCCGAGGGTGGCTGCAGGTACCGCACGACAACAAATGGATCCAATGGGGAAGCAAACAAGAGTGGTACGAGCTGTACAGCTGTCCCGAGTCAATGGAAGAGCTgcatctcttcttcgatcgGTATCTGAAGGGAATCGACAACAGCTGGGAGGAAACACCTAAAGTGCGGTGGTCTGCACTGCAATTCGGGGATCGAGAGGCCATCGACAATGTCGTCCTCGAGGATTTTCCAGCCCCGAGCACCCAGTATCGCGAGCTCTTCTTGTCATCGCAGACTCTGAACACGAGTCCGGTTGCCGCATACGAGAAGTTGTCCTATGATTCCGAGTGGTCCTCCAGCTTCGCCGAGTTCTCGTATACATTTGACCAACCATCTCGGTTGATTGGTTTGCCCAAGGCCGTGCTCTATATGTCCTCGGAGGACCAAGACGACTTCACTGTATTCGTGATTATTCgcaagaaggacaagaatGGAAAGCCGCTGATGCATCTCAACTTTCCATTCCACGCTACGCCCGTCAAGTCAATCGATGACATCCCGCCGAAAGAACAGGCCAGTCTGAACCTGCACCTAGGCTCTACCGGAATCTTGAGAGCGTCGCATCGTGCTATTGACAAAGAGAAGAGCATTCATCCTCAGTTCCCATTCCATCCTCACACGCGTCAAGACAAAGTAACTCCTGGGGACATTGTCAAACTAGAGATCGGAATCTGGGCGATGGGTGTAGATTTCGAGGCTGGAGAGACGGTCAGCTTCAGG GTCTCCGGTCAGTTTCCCAGCATTGCTGAGTACAAGACGTGGTCGAAGCCCCGGCCGGAGCATGAACTGAATCGTGGGAAGCACTTTATTCATTGCGGTGGAGAGTATCCCAGTTCGGTGATCCTGCCATTTATATAG